The following proteins are co-located in the Deinococcus metallilatus genome:
- a CDS encoding glycosyltransferase codes for MTERKTVYHVLGELTGGGIERWLQNVAEYPSAKYEHHFILLKKTVGDIEVDLIEKGHKVFHVDSKNPLKFGIFINRLRRIEKIDILHSHLHFYSGLVVMLAALIGIKKRISHSHLTDDGSNAFYKFVMRLLIWAFSSRGVAVSREAYSELFFKSSKNVVIHCGLRLDTIEKARVRRDDSIVIGTVARLERIKNQTVLIDILEELQRRGCVNSSLIVVGDGSRMSYLREYADAKGLLPYVEFSGWQGNVNAFLDQMDCFILPSLAEGLPLSAVEAQARGLPIIISQNITREVIIDPAAGVDIRLDAGIEAWADGVLNVIDRKVDIGLVAASDFNIDINIKELERLYDGL; via the coding sequence GTGACAGAGCGCAAAACTGTGTATCATGTTTTGGGAGAACTAACTGGTGGAGGCATTGAGAGGTGGCTCCAAAATGTTGCGGAATATCCTAGTGCAAAGTATGAGCATCATTTTATTCTACTAAAGAAAACAGTTGGCGACATTGAAGTTGATCTCATTGAGAAGGGACATAAAGTTTTCCATGTAGATTCAAAAAACCCCTTAAAGTTTGGGATTTTTATAAATAGATTAAGAAGAATAGAGAAAATAGATATATTGCATTCTCATCTGCATTTCTATTCTGGCTTAGTTGTTATGCTGGCCGCTTTGATTGGAATTAAAAAACGTATATCACACAGCCATCTTACCGACGACGGCTCTAATGCATTCTACAAGTTTGTGATGAGACTCCTGATTTGGGCATTCTCTAGTAGGGGCGTAGCTGTGAGTAGGGAGGCATATAGTGAATTATTTTTCAAAAGTTCTAAGAACGTGGTCATACATTGTGGTTTGCGGTTAGATACGATAGAGAAGGCTAGAGTTAGACGAGATGATTCTATCGTCATAGGAACTGTGGCGAGATTAGAGAGGATAAAAAATCAGACAGTTTTGATAGATATACTGGAAGAATTGCAGCGTAGGGGATGCGTAAACTCCAGTCTAATAGTTGTTGGTGACGGCTCACGTATGAGCTATCTTAGAGAGTATGCAGATGCAAAAGGGCTATTACCCTACGTGGAGTTTTCTGGGTGGCAGGGCAATGTCAACGCTTTTCTTGATCAGATGGACTGTTTTATTTTGCCCTCTTTGGCGGAAGGATTGCCCTTGTCGGCAGTGGAGGCACAGGCAAGAGGCCTGCCAATAATTATCTCACAGAATATTACAAGGGAAGTAATTATTGACCCTGCCGCTGGAGTAGATATTCGGCTAGACGCAGGCATTGAAGCATGGGCTGATGGGGTGCTGAATGTTATTGATAGAAAAGTAGATATCGGATTGGTTGCGGCAAGCGATTTTAATATA
- a CDS encoding glycosyltransferase: MCAVVVTYNRPEKLAKTLQLLLGQTYSLQKIIVIDNASDERTKDLLSHFKSRSEIVEVHYLLENRGGSGGFHEGMRLAMESGEDWVWIMDDDAYPTPDCLYKLVMASADAPVRVAVQVDQLGQKYGIYRWDNAVKALPVDDNQLYQPIDLFAFVGPCFRREVVVAVGLPRADFFICADDWEYSLRIKGKGFSAVAVTNAIIHHNYGETSRVVERFSRKSVRDGQPAWKQYYAARNEIEILRSSNSDSLVKAKYARNLLVKWLRITIGEIVFEANLSKIKYRMKGIFDGLIGKMGKIK, encoded by the coding sequence GTGTGTGCAGTAGTGGTAACCTACAACAGGCCGGAAAAGCTGGCGAAGACACTCCAGCTTCTGCTGGGCCAGACCTACAGTCTGCAAAAGATCATAGTCATCGACAATGCCTCTGATGAGAGGACAAAAGATCTGCTGAGCCATTTCAAGTCTCGCTCAGAGATTGTGGAAGTCCATTACCTTCTAGAGAATAGAGGCGGTTCCGGCGGTTTCCATGAAGGAATGCGGCTTGCTATGGAGTCAGGAGAAGATTGGGTCTGGATCATGGATGATGATGCTTACCCTACACCTGACTGCCTGTATAAACTAGTCATGGCGTCCGCGGACGCTCCCGTCAGGGTGGCCGTTCAGGTCGATCAACTCGGGCAGAAATATGGCATTTATCGGTGGGACAATGCAGTAAAGGCGCTCCCAGTTGACGATAATCAGCTTTATCAGCCCATAGACCTCTTTGCGTTCGTTGGCCCTTGCTTCCGACGTGAAGTGGTCGTGGCGGTCGGCCTGCCCCGCGCCGACTTCTTTATCTGCGCTGATGACTGGGAATACTCTCTACGGATAAAGGGTAAGGGGTTTTCTGCCGTTGCTGTTACAAATGCGATTATTCATCATAACTACGGCGAAACGTCCAGAGTCGTTGAACGTTTCTCTCGCAAGAGCGTGCGAGATGGGCAGCCAGCTTGGAAGCAGTATTACGCGGCACGTAATGAAATAGAGATCCTCCGATCTTCGAATAGCGACTCACTTGTAAAGGCTAAATATGCAAGAAACTTACTAGTGAAATGGCTCCGTATAACGATTGGGGAAATAGTTTTTGAAGCTAACTTATCGAAAATAAAATATAGAATGAAGGGGATCTTTGACGGACTGATTGGAAAGATGGGTAAAATAAAGTGA